Proteins encoded within one genomic window of Macaca thibetana thibetana isolate TM-01 chromosome 3, ASM2454274v1, whole genome shotgun sequence:
- the YAE1 gene encoding protein YAE1 homolog, producing MSWVQGASLVRGPGDKGDVFDEEADESLLAQREWQSHMQRRVKEGYRDGIDAGKAVTLQQGFNQGYKEGAEVILNYGRLRGTLSALLSWCHLHNNNSTLINKINNLLDAVGQCEEYVLKHLKSITSPSHVVDLLDSIEDMDICHVVPAEKKIDEAKDERLCENNAEFNKNCSKSHSGIDCSYLECCRTQEHAHSENPSPTWILEQTAGLVKQLGLSVDVLQHLKQL from the exons ATGTCGTGGGTTCAAGGAGCGTCCTTGGTCCGGGGCCCTGGAGACAAAGGGGACGTGTTTGACGAGGAGGCAGACGAGTCGCTCCTGGCGCAGCGGGAATGGCAGAGCCACATGCAGAGACGAGTCAAA GAAGGTTATAGAGATGGAATAGATGCTGGAAAAGCAGTTACTCTTCAACAGGGCTTCAATCAAGGTTATAAGGAAGGCGCAGAAGTCATTTTAAACTATGGACGACTCCGAGGAACattaag tgcTTTGCTCTCCTGGTGTCACCTTCATAATAATAATTCAACTTtgatcaataaaataaacaatcttCTGGATGCAGTTGGCCAGTGTGAAGAGTATGTGCTCAAACATCTGAAATCAATCACTTCACCGTCCCATGTTGTAGATTTATTGGACTCCATTGAGGATATGgacatttgtcatgtagttccaGCTGAGAAAAAGATTGATGAAGCTAAAGATGAAAGACTCTGTGAAAATAATGCTGAGTTTAACAAAAACTGTAGCAAGAGCCATAGTGGGATAGATTGTTCATATTTAGAATGTTGTAGAACGCAGGAGCATGCACATTCAGAAAACCCAAGCCCCACGTGGATTTTGGAACAGACAGCCGGTTTAGTTAAACAGCTGGGCCTATCAGTAGATGTATTACAACACCTCAAACAACTATAA